The region CCTTAATGCAACAAAAAAAACTCGATTCAATTAGTTGCATGTGGTGGATTTTGGGTGattccgtatttttgcaaaaaaattcAGAAGTCagtaaaatcgcaaaaaaacTTAAAAAAATTAGTTTTTTTGATAATTTCTCAAATTTTTAACCTGTTTCTTTAAAGATGGTAAAATATTGAAAATATGCGAAAACTTGATAAGCAAACAACCGAAAAGCcaataataaatttaatttaatttaatttaatttcttaTCCAAATCGAATTCGAATTGCTCAGGACCCGCCAATTTATTTATATATCCTACTGGAATTCAAATATTAAACAAATCCATATTCTACATTGTTTCATAATCCTTCTTTTAATCCCTATATATATCATACATTGCATTAACCTCGTTACATCTCTCAGCTAAACATAATaatttttttcttgattttctcTACTCTACGCAACAAGTACAGAGATACCAACAGATTTGGTGAAAGCTTGAAAACTGAAGGTTAGTCTTTTGTTTTTGCATCTAAATTTATGCATGTAGTTCGGCAATATTTTCGTATATTTTTAATCTGCATGCTTCAAGAAGATAGAATGATTAATGGATTGTTTAATGTTAAGTACTTTGTGATTATATGGTTTATGTTGGTATATTTGTTAATGTACATGCTGAATTATAAAGCCTGAGCTCTTCTTCTCAAGCTAAGTAATTGACAAAACTCGAACCCTCGACGTTTACGAGTAGACCAAAAAATCTCAACTTGCATCATGTACTTGCTTGTACTTCACTGCTGCTATTCTGCAACAGTTCTGCAACAGCATTACATGTAATATAGTTTGAcgtaataataacatagaatctgTGCTGGGATCATTACAGAACATCAAAATCATATTCTGATTAGGATATGCCTGTTTAAGCTATGTTGAAGGGGTTTTTGGGTGGGGTTGGGAAAGTGTGGGATAAAAGATCAATGTGAAGCACCTGTAGAGATTAGTGTTAGTTTAATTATGTacttttcaattttttattttttaaaaaattattctttagtaattgtCGATTGATATGTATGTTGTAACTTTCCTTGCAGATGCTTAAAGATGATGGCAATTTGTGCATAATTTCTCATGATCTTAACTTTATGCAGATGGGTAATTTTTTAACCGGACACCCGAGATTAGGCCTCACTGTCGGTTCTTCTGATAATCAAGAAATTAAAGATCAAACTGTCGCTGATAATGATGGTATCAGAATTCTGGATGACGAGAAACGTACTGTAGATGAATGTGCAAGTGACAAGGAGTTGGGAAAACAATGTCAGCCTGGTATTGCCAAGGTGCCAAAAAGACCAAGAACTCCTCGAGTATTCATTGGACAACTGACTTATAAATCTGGAGGAGGTGCTTATGAATTTCGCAGTGCTCAGATGATCATAGACGAAAAGAATTCAAGAAAATCAGAGAAACGCCCTCTTGATGAAGGTATTGTCCCGGATGGAGCTTTTGTCAGGCAATTGACTTGTGAACCTGCAGAAGCTACTTGTCAATATGATAGTGCTCAGGTGATCATAGACGAAAAGAATTCAAAAGAATCAGAGAAACGCCCTCTTGATGAAGATATTGTCCCGGATGGAGCTTTAGTCAGGCAATTGACTTGTGAACCTGCAGAAGATACTAGTCAATATGATAGTACTCAGATGATCATAGACGAAAAGAATTCAAGACGATCTAAGAAGCGCCCTCTTGATGACGATTATGTTGTCTCTACTGATGGTAATGGAGTGGAAAGTTCTGCAAAAAGGCAAAATAATGGTGGCAAAAAGATAATGGCAGTTCGAGGAAGACAAACATCACAAGTACAAAACTATCCACCCTCTGAATTGCCTCAGAACTTGCAAGATTACATTAGCAAGTTAAACCTGGAGTCACCACTGTTGTTTGTTGCACAAAAGGTCTTATTTGCCTCTGACATACGTCGTGATCAGAATCGCCTTCTTTTGCCAAAAACCATAATCAACCCTGCCTTTTTTGAAAACTATGTCACTGATAAGGATATGAAAATGCTGATGGAAGGGAACGGTGTAGGAGTGAGTATGGTAGACAATAAAATGCATGAGTATCATACTCTAAACTTCGCGAAATGGAACATGAAATCTACTTCAAACTATGTGTTAAAAACAGGCTGGTTTGATGTGGTGAAGGACAACAAA is a window of Apium graveolens cultivar Ventura chromosome 11, ASM990537v1, whole genome shotgun sequence DNA encoding:
- the LOC141698522 gene encoding uncharacterized protein LOC141698522 → MLKDDGNLCIISHDLNFMQMGNFLTGHPRLGLTVGSSDNQEIKDQTVADNDGIRILDDEKRTVDECASDKELGKQCQPGIAKVPKRPRTPRVFIGQLTYKSGGGAYEFRSAQMIIDEKNSRKSEKRPLDEGIVPDGAFVRQLTCEPAEATCQYDSAQVIIDEKNSKESEKRPLDEDIVPDGALVRQLTCEPAEDTSQYDSTQMIIDEKNSRRSKKRPLDDDYVVSTDGNGVESSAKRQNNGGKKIMAVRGRQTSQVQNYPPSELPQNLQDYISKLNLESPLLFVAQKVLFASDIRRDQNRLLLPKTIINPAFFENYVTDKDMKMLMEGNGVGVSMVDNKMHEYHTLNFAKWNMKSTSNYVLKTGWFDVVKDNKLEEAVLQKDDKSKEAASSKNAVVVVVKEDDKLKSDVVVQVWCSQKEGRLWFALNIQAMTECNFVGKTKEGRSIVKKLRSD